CGCCGGAGCCCGCCGGTTATCATCCCCGCTCTTATACCCGGCACCGGAACTCAGCGCGGATCGGCAAGACGAGGCATGGCGGACAACGATTTGATGGAGAAGCTGGTATCGCTCTCCAAGCGGCGGGGCTACGTCTTCCAGTCGTCCGAAATCTACGGCGGCACGGGCTCCGTGTGGGACTACGGCCCGCTGGGGGTGGAGCTCAAGCGCAACGTGAAGGACGCATGGTGGCGCGCGATGGTGCACGAGCGCGACGACATCGAGGGGCTGGACGCCGCCATCCTGATGCACCCCAAGGTGTGGGAAGCCTCGGGCCACGTGGCCGAGTTCACCGACCCGCTGGTGGAGTGCCGCAACTGCCACCGCCGCTACCGGGTAGACATCCTGCTGGCCGAGAGCAAGGCCCAGGAGCTGGAGTCGGCCCAGTGCCCCAGCTGCGGCAAGACGGGGGAGTGGACGGAGCCGCGCAACTTCAACCTGATGTTCAAGACGTTCATGGGGCCCGCCGAAGACTCGGCGAACGTGGTGTACCTGCGGCCCGAGACGGCGCAGGGCATCTACGTGAATTTCCTGAACGTGCAGCAGAGCGCCCGGCAGAAGGTGCCCTTCGGCATCGCGCAGATCGGCAAGGCGTTCCGCAACGAGATCACGCCCGGGAACTTCACGTTCCGCACGCGTGAGTTCGAGCAGATGGAGATGCAGTTCTTCGTGGAGCCGGGTACGGACGAGGCGTTCTTCGAGGAATGGCGCGAGCGCCGGCTTGCGTGGCACACCGACGTGCTGGGGCTGTCGCCGGACCGGCTGCGTTACCACCCGCACGAAAAGCTGGCTCACTACGCGAGCGCCGCGGGCGACGTGGAGTTCTTCTTCGGCGGCACCATCGGCGGCGAGGGGTGGGGCGAGATCGAGGGCATCCACAACCGCACCGACTTCGACCTGAAGCGCCACCAGGAGTTTTCGGGGAAGCGGCTGGAGTACATCGATCCCGCAGCGGGCAAGCGGTACATCCCGTACATCATCGAGACGTCGGTGGGCGCCGACCGCGCCACGCTCGCCGTCCTGGCCAACGCCTATCGCGAAGAGGCCGTGGAGGGCGAGACGCGCGTGGTGCTTGCCATCAAGCCTTCGCTCGCGCCGATGAAGTGCGGTGTGTTTCCGCTGGTGAAGAAGGACGGCATGCCTGAGCGCGCCACGCAGATCCACGAAGACCTGCGGCGCCGCGGCATCCCCAGCTTCTACGACGAGGCGGGCGCCATCGGCCGGCGGTACCGGCGCCAGGACGAGGCGGGAACGCCGTTCTGCATCACGGTGGATGGGGAGACGATGGAGCAGGGCACCGTCACCATCCGCGACCGCGACACCATGGAGCAGTCGCGCATCTCGCAGGACGAGATCGTCAACTGGCTGAAGGAGCGCATCGGCTGATCGTGTGGGCCGGGGCGTGGGAGTGCGAACGGCGGCTCGCGGTGCGGGCCGCCGTTCTGTTGGCGTCACACCCGGCCCCTTGCCGCACTGACGTGCGGAGAGGCGGACCGGAATCGCGCTACGGTTGGCTTGGCGCATGCCGCAGCCGC
This sequence is a window from Longimicrobium sp.. Protein-coding genes within it:
- a CDS encoding glycine--tRNA ligase, with the protein product MEKLVSLSKRRGYVFQSSEIYGGTGSVWDYGPLGVELKRNVKDAWWRAMVHERDDIEGLDAAILMHPKVWEASGHVAEFTDPLVECRNCHRRYRVDILLAESKAQELESAQCPSCGKTGEWTEPRNFNLMFKTFMGPAEDSANVVYLRPETAQGIYVNFLNVQQSARQKVPFGIAQIGKAFRNEITPGNFTFRTREFEQMEMQFFVEPGTDEAFFEEWRERRLAWHTDVLGLSPDRLRYHPHEKLAHYASAAGDVEFFFGGTIGGEGWGEIEGIHNRTDFDLKRHQEFSGKRLEYIDPAAGKRYIPYIIETSVGADRATLAVLANAYREEAVEGETRVVLAIKPSLAPMKCGVFPLVKKDGMPERATQIHEDLRRRGIPSFYDEAGAIGRRYRRQDEAGTPFCITVDGETMEQGTVTIRDRDTMEQSRISQDEIVNWLKERIG